The following are from one region of the Rhizobium sullae genome:
- a CDS encoding helix-turn-helix domain-containing protein — MEQELETAIGNRIRKLRIEKALTLDDLANASGVSRAMISRIERAEVSPTASLLARVCAALELSLSAFFADEGQEVSPLARRHEQQVWRDPETGYVRRSVSPPGTSSEVDVVDVEFPAGARVSFPPHAASHGMTQHVWVFEGEMEMTTGETVHRLFPGDCLFMPVGEGHAFHNPTSKPARYCVVLNRSRR, encoded by the coding sequence ATGGAACAGGAACTCGAAACGGCGATCGGCAACCGCATCCGCAAGCTCAGGATCGAAAAGGCCCTGACGCTGGATGATCTCGCCAATGCCTCCGGCGTCAGCCGAGCGATGATCTCGCGCATCGAGCGGGCGGAGGTGAGCCCGACGGCCTCGCTGCTTGCAAGGGTCTGTGCTGCGCTGGAACTCTCGCTTTCGGCCTTCTTTGCCGATGAGGGGCAGGAAGTCTCGCCGCTGGCGAGACGCCACGAGCAGCAGGTGTGGCGCGATCCGGAAACCGGTTACGTGCGCCGCTCCGTTTCGCCGCCTGGAACCTCGTCCGAGGTCGATGTCGTCGACGTCGAGTTTCCGGCCGGCGCCCGCGTCAGCTTTCCGCCGCATGCAGCAAGCCATGGCATGACGCAGCACGTCTGGGTGTTCGAAGGCGAGATGGAGATGACCACCGGCGAAACGGTGCATCGCCTCTTCCCCGGCGATTGCCTCTTCATGCCGGTCGGCGAAGGGCATGCTTTCCACAATCCCACCAGCAAACCCGCCCGCTATTGCGTCGTGCTCAATCGCAGCCGCCGCTGA
- a CDS encoding GNAT family N-acetyltransferase has product MMTVRILDAQQARTAIPGLCEVLADCVNGGASVGFMQPYTPVDAEPYWQGIVESVEAGVTLLAVAELDGKIVGTVQVGFASMPNQPHRGDLKKLLVHRAARGKGLARLLMEAIEREAAKHGKRLLVLDTATGSEAEVIYPRLGWQHAGVIPDYAMWPEGGYCATTLFYKRIAA; this is encoded by the coding sequence ATGATGACCGTTCGTATTCTCGATGCACAACAGGCCCGCACGGCCATTCCGGGTCTTTGCGAAGTGCTTGCGGATTGCGTCAATGGCGGCGCATCCGTTGGCTTTATGCAGCCTTATACGCCAGTCGATGCCGAGCCTTACTGGCAGGGCATCGTCGAGAGTGTCGAGGCAGGGGTCACTCTGCTGGCCGTTGCGGAACTCGACGGAAAGATCGTCGGGACGGTGCAGGTAGGCTTCGCCTCGATGCCGAACCAGCCGCATCGTGGCGATTTGAAGAAACTGCTCGTGCATCGTGCTGCGCGCGGTAAGGGCCTGGCGCGGCTGTTGATGGAGGCGATCGAACGCGAAGCCGCAAAACACGGCAAGCGTCTGCTGGTGCTCGACACCGCAACCGGCAGCGAAGCGGAGGTAATCTATCCGCGCCTCGGCTGGCAGCACGCCGGCGTCATCCCGGACTATGCGATGTGGCCGGAGGGCGGCTATTGCGCGACCACGCTCTTCTACAAGCGCATCGCCGCTTAA
- a CDS encoding histone deacetylase family protein, producing the protein MRVIYSEDHKLRDAKTELHGGLLVTPFEGPFRAEWILEAVREAGFSEVVAPERHGLETALKVHDAGYIDFLSKAWTLWKASGAAGEAIPTSLPVRRATQRVPNDIDGMLGYYANATETSITNGTYEAAVASMQCALTGADWLNAGNRFAFSLCRPPGHHAGIDLFGGYCFINNAAVAAQRLLDLGAKKVAILDVDFHHGNGTQDITYRRGDIFFASLHGEPANAFPYFWGYADETGEGDGEHCNANYPLPRGTAWVAWSAALADSLSRIKAFGAEAIVVSLGVDTFERDPISFFKLNSDDFMRMGAMIAKAGLPVLTCMEGGYGVPEIGLNVANVLEGLGG; encoded by the coding sequence GTGCGCGTCATCTATTCCGAAGACCACAAACTGCGTGATGCGAAGACCGAACTGCATGGTGGTCTTCTTGTGACGCCATTTGAAGGCCCTTTCCGTGCGGAATGGATCCTGGAGGCAGTTAGGGAAGCGGGCTTTTCTGAGGTTGTCGCGCCAGAGCGGCATGGACTGGAAACGGCTCTGAAAGTGCACGATGCCGGCTATATCGATTTCCTGTCGAAGGCTTGGACTTTGTGGAAGGCGAGCGGGGCTGCGGGCGAAGCGATCCCGACCTCGCTGCCGGTTCGCCGGGCGACACAGCGCGTGCCGAACGATATCGACGGCATGCTCGGCTATTACGCCAATGCCACCGAGACCTCGATCACCAACGGCACCTACGAGGCGGCCGTCGCTTCGATGCAATGCGCACTCACCGGCGCTGACTGGCTGAATGCCGGCAACCGTTTCGCCTTTTCGCTTTGCCGCCCGCCCGGCCATCATGCGGGCATCGATCTCTTCGGCGGCTATTGCTTCATCAACAACGCCGCTGTCGCAGCGCAGCGCTTGTTGGATCTTGGCGCGAAGAAGGTCGCGATCCTCGATGTCGATTTCCATCACGGCAACGGCACGCAGGACATCACCTATCGCCGTGGCGATATCTTCTTCGCGTCGCTGCATGGCGAACCGGCCAACGCCTTTCCCTATTTCTGGGGCTATGCCGATGAAACCGGCGAGGGTGATGGCGAGCACTGCAATGCGAACTACCCGCTGCCGCGCGGCACGGCCTGGGTTGCCTGGTCGGCAGCGCTTGCGGATTCGCTTTCGCGCATCAAGGCTTTCGGCGCCGAAGCCATCGTCGTCTCGCTTGGCGTCGATACCTTCGAGCGCGATCCGATCTCCTTCTTCAAGCTCAATTCAGATGACTTCATGCGCATGGGCGCGATGATCGCCAAGGCGGGCCTTCCGGTATTGACCTGCATGGAGGGCGGCTATGGCGTGCCGGAAATCGGCCTTA